A genomic window from Vitis riparia cultivar Riparia Gloire de Montpellier isolate 1030 chromosome 18, EGFV_Vit.rip_1.0, whole genome shotgun sequence includes:
- the LOC117906571 gene encoding disease resistance protein RPV1-like isoform X12 → MASSSSLKASSSTSNCDGYNYHVFLSFRGEDTRQTFTGHLYANLVARGIHTFRDDEELEKGGDIASDLSRAIKESKIFIIIFSKHFADSKWCLNELVKIIDCMTEKKVVLPVFYHVEPRDVRNQKGSFEDAFSKHAEGADQEKKKTIETWKNALKTAANLSGYHLQNQSEAEFIKRICEDIVTKLNRTPLYMGDNIVGMDFHLKQLKSLIKVEIDEVLMVGIYGIGGIGKTTISKAIYNDISSQFDGSSFLGNVGGKCENDLLKLQKTLLQDILKCERPKFNDINQGITVIKERLRSKRVLIVLDDVDKYMQLENLAGKYGWYGAKSIIIITTKEKYLLEQYEVNVFYEVQKLNHEKSTELFNWWAFKQNTPKTGFESLSNSVVEYADGLPIALKVLGVSLFKKSTEEWESELQKLQEMPNKDVQSVLKVSYDKLDGREKGVFLDIACFFRGKDKNFVSRILGSVAEAVIRNLEDRCLITISENILDMHDLLQQMGRAVVRQEPGKMSRLWDPKDVESVLTRNTGTKAIEGLFVKVSTLNQIQFPANFFAKMRSLRLLKVYDMIVGDLDDFVVDLPKDFEIPSFELRYLHFEGYPLQFLPRNFHAKNLVELDLIGSSIKQLWKENEILDKLKVIDLSYSKDLVEIPNFSSVPNLEILILQGCTRLQSLPRNFHKLEHLRSLSCADCSELKSFPEIKGNMSKLRELNLSGTAIIEVPSSIGRLKALQHLDLSYCKSLRSLSESICNLSSLETLILAGCSNLKGFPEIKDDMENLKRLDLGETGIEELPSSIGRLKALQHLDLKCCTELVSLPDSICNLSSLETLILAGCSNLKGFPEIKYDMENLKRLDLDRTGIEELPSSIGCLKALQHLDLSYCKSLRSLSESICNLSSLETLILAGCSNLKGFPEIKYDMENLKRLDLDRTGIEELPSSIGCLKALQHLDLSYCKSLRSLSESICNLSSLETLILAGCSNLKGFPEIKDDMENLKRLDLTETGIEELPFSIGRLKALQHLDLSFCKSLRSLLESICNLSSLETLILVGCSNLKGFPEIKYDMENLKRPDLGRTGIEELPSSIGRLKALQHLDLSYCKSLRSLSESICNLSSLETLILASCSNLKGFPEIKDMENLKRLDLRKTGIEELPSSIGHLKALKHLDLSWCQNLVNLPESICNLSSLKTLILAGCSNLKGFPEIKDDMENLKRLDLGETGIEELPSSIGHLKALQHLDLSRCKSLRSLPESICNLSSLETLILERCSNLKGFPEIKDDMENLKRLDLGETGIEELPSSIGRLKALQHLDLKCCTELVSLPDSICNLSSLKALDVQECPKLERVEVNLVGSLYLTCWILNQSVIWSSGGDQRVAEVEGEVLNHHVSSLSSLVESCTRDYRDISGDSFHLSALQVLSVGNFSPIQRRILSDIFRQSSLASVSLRNCNLMEEGIPSGFWNLSSLVNLSLSNCSLTEGEILNRICHISSLQNLSLDGNHFSSIPANIIQLSKLRSLCLNHCLKLLQIPELPPSLRVLDVQDCPCLETLSSPSSLLGLSLFKCFESAIEDYDGRFYCQEKVEILMPGNNGIPEWISHKKKGSEIVVELPENWWEDNNFLGFALCSVLEYEEIFEFYFEYYFELTFHHFYPDGNLSESKFRDRGVFSRRRCCNGGESNGVLVAFYPKVAIKNKGWSNEWRHMKASFHGKREKVEECGLHLIYKKQRFQCHQPLASVIE, encoded by the exons ATGGCTTCTAGCAGCTCCTTGAAAGCGTCGTCTTCCACTTCTAATTGTGATGGTTATAATTATCATGtgttcttgagttttagaggtGAAGACACCCGCCAGACTTTCACTGGTCATCTTTATGCTAATTTGGTTGCACGTGGAATTCACACCTTCAGAGATGATGAAGAACTTGAGAAAGGAGGAGATATCGCATCAGATCTCTCGAGAGCTATCAAAGAATcaaagatttttattattattttctcaaaacactTTGCTGACTCCAAGTGGTGTTTGAATGAACTGGTAAAGATCATCGATTGTATGACAGAAAAGAAAGTGGTTTTGCCGGTTTTCTACCATGTGGAGCCAAGAGATGTACGAAATCAAAAAGGAAGTTTTGAAGATGCATTTTCGAAGCATGCAGAAGGTGCAGAtcaagagaagaagaagacaatAGAAACGTGGAAGAATGCCTTGAAGACAGCAGCCAACCTATCTGGATATCATCTGCAAAATCA ATCTGAGGCAGAGTTTATTAAAAGGATTTGTGAAGATATCGTTACAAAATTGAATCGTACGCCTTTATATATGGGCGACAACATAGTTGGAATGGACTTTCATTTGAAGCAGTTAAAATCACTTATAAAAGTTGAAATCGATGAGGTTCTCATGGTTGGTATCTATGGGATTGGTGGAATTGGCAAAACTACCATCTCTAAGGCTATTTATAATGATATCTCGTCTCAATTTGATGGTAGTAGCTTTCTTGGAAATGTTGGGGGGAAATGTGAAAATGATCTACTTAAATTACAAAAGACACTTCTTCAAGATATCTTAAAGTGTGAAAGGCCAAAATTCAATGATATTAACCAAGGAATCACTGTGATAAAGGAAAGGCTTCGATCGAAAAGAGTCCTTATTGTTCTCGATGATGTGGACAAGTACATGCAATTAGAAAACTTGGCCGGAAAATATGGTTGGTATGGTGCAAAAAGTATAATCATCATAACAACTAAAGAGAAATATTTGTTAGAACAATATGAAGTAAATGTATTTTATGAAGTACAAAAATTGAATCATGAAAAATCTACTGAGCTTTTCAATTGGTGGGCCTTCAAGCAAAATACTCCCAAAACTGGATTTGAAAGCCTTTCAAATAGTGTAGTGGAGTATGCTGATGGCCTTCCAATAGCACTTAAAGTTTTGGGTGTTTCTCTCTTTAAGAAGTCAACAGAGGAATGGGAAAGTGAATTGCAGAAACTACAAGAAATGCCTAACAAAGACGTCCAAAGTGTGCTTAAAGTAAGTTATGATAAATTGGATGGTAGAGAAAAAGGGGTATTCTTGGATATTGCATGTTTTTTTAgaggaaaagacaaaaattttgtttcaagaaTATTAGGAAGTGTTGCAGAGGCTGTAATAAGAAATCTGGAAGATAGATGTCTCATTACTATTTCAGAAAACATTTTAGATATGCATGATTTATTACAACAAATGGGTCGGGCAGTTGTTCGTCAAGAGCCTGGAAAAATGAGTAGACTTTGGGATCCTAAAGATGTTGAGAGCGTGTTAACAAGAAATACG ggGACTAAAGCAATTGAAGGACTATTTGTAAAAGTTTCTACATTAAACCAAATACAATTTCCTGCAAATTTTTTCGCGAAGATGAGAAGTCTTAGATTGCTCAAAGTCTATGATATGATTGTGGGTGATTTGGATGATTTTGTGGTGGACCTTCCCAAGGATTTTGAAATTCCTTCCTTTGAGTTAAGATATCTCCATTTTGAGGGATACCCTTTACAATTCTTACCAAGGAATTTTCATGCAAAGAATCTTGTAGAACTTGATTTAATCGGTAGTAGCATAAAACAACTTTGGAAAGAGAATGag attCTTGACAAGTTGAAAGTCATCGACCTTAGTTATTCAAAGGATCTCGTTGAAATCCCAAACTTTTCGAGTGTACCAAATTTGGAGATTCTAATTCTACAAG GGTGCACAAGACTTCAGAGTCTTCCAAGGAATTTTCATAAATTGGAACATCTTCGAAGTCTCTCTTGTGCGGACTGTTCAGAGCTAAAGAGTTTTCCGGAAATCAAGGGAAATATGAGCAAACTAAGAGAGCTTAATTTAAGTGGAACGGCTATTATAGAAGTACCATCCTCAATTGGACGTCTAAAG GCTCTTCAACACCTAGATTTGTCTTATTGCAAAAGCCTAAGAAGTCTTTCGGAGAGCATTTGCAATTTGAGCTCTCTTGAAACTCTCATCTTGGCGGGGTGTTCAAATTTAAAGGGCTTTCCAGAAATCAAAGATGATATGGAAAATCTAAAAAGGCTTGATTTGGGGGAAACAGGTATAGAAGAGCTTCCATCCTCAATTGGACGTCTAAAGGCTCTTCAACACCTAGATTTGAAATGTTGTACAGAGCTTGTGAGTCTTCCGGATAGCATTTGCAATTTGAGCTCTCTTGAAACTCTCATCTTGGCAGGGTGTTCAAATTTAAAGGGCTTTccagaaatcaaatatgatatgGAAAATCTAAAAAGGCTTGATTTGGATAGAACAGGTATAGAAGAGCTTCCATCCTCAATTGGATGTCTAAAGGCTCTTCAACACCTAGATTTGTCTTATTGCAAAAGCCTAAGAAGTCTTTCGGAGAGCATTTGCAATTTGAGCTCTCTTGAAACTCTCATCTTGGCAGGGTGTTCAAATTTAAAGGGCTTTccagaaatcaaatatgatatgGAAAATCTAAAAAGGCTTGATTTGGATAGAACAGGTATAGAAGAGCTTCCATCCTCAATTGGATGTCTAAAGGCTCTTCAACACCTAGATTTGTCTTATTGCAAAAGCCTAAGAAGTCTTTCGGAGAGCATTTGCAATTTGAGCTCTCTTGAAACTCTCATCTTGGCGGGGTGTTCAAATTTAAAGGGCTTTCCAGAAATCAAAGATGATATGGAAAATCTAAAAAGGCTTGATTTGACGGAAACAGGTATAGAAGAGCTTCCCTTCTCAATTGGACGTCTAAAGGCTCTTCAACACCTAGATTTGTCTTTTTGCAAAAGCCTAAGAAGTCTTTTGGAGAGCATTTGCAATTTGAGCTCTCTTGAAACTCTCATCTTGGTGGGGTGTTCAAATTTAAAGGGCTTTccagaaatcaaatatgatatgGAAAATCTAAAAAGGCCTGATTTGGGTAGAACAGGTATAGAAGAGCTTCCATCCTCAATTGGTCGTCTAAAGGCTCTTCAACACCTAGATTTGTCTTATTGCAAAAGCCTAAGAAGTCTTTCGGAGAGCATTTGCAATTTGAGCTCTCTTGAAACTCTCATCTTGGCGAGTTGTTCAAATTTAAAGGGCTTTCCAGAAATCAAAGATATGGAAAATCTAAAAAGGCTTGATTTGAGGAAAACAGGTATAGAAGAGCTTCCATCCTCAATTGGACATCTAAAGGCTCTTAAACACCTTGATTTGTCATGGTGCCAAAACCTTGTGAATCTTCCGGAGAGCATTTGCAATTTGAGCTCTCTTAAAACTCTCATCTTGGCGGGTTGTTCAAATTTAAAGGGCTTTCCAGAAATCAAAGATGATATGGAAAATCTAAAAAGGCTTGATTTGGGGGAAACAGGTATAGAAGAGCTTCCATCCTCAATTGGACATCTAAAGGCTCTTCAACACCTAGATTTGTCAAGGTGCAAAAGCCTAAGGAGTCTTCCGGAGAGCATTTGCAATTTGAGCTCTCTTGAAACTCTCATCTTGGAGAGGTGTTCAAATTTAAAGGGCTTTCCAGAAATCAAAGATGATATGGAAAATCTAAAAAGGCTTGATTTGGGGGAAACAGGTATAGAAGAGCTTCCATCCTCAATTGGACGTCTAAAGGCTCTTCAACACCTAGATTTGAAATGTTGTACAGAGCTTGTGAGTCTTCCGGATAGCATTTGCAATTTGAGCTCTCTTAAAGCACTTGATGTCCAGGAATGTCCAAAACTGGAGAGAGTGGAGGTGAACCTAGTGGGATCTTTGTATCTAACTTGTTGGATTCTAAACCAAAGTGTAATCTGGTCGAGCGGTGGTGATCAACGGGTCGCCGAAGTGGAAGGAGAGGTCCTTAACCATCATGTTTCCTCCCTGTCATCACTGGTAGAATCATGTACAAGAGACTACAGAGACATCTCCGGTGATAGTTTCCACCTATCTGCACTGCAAGTATTATCCGTAGGTAACTTCAGTCCAATTCAAAGAAGAATCCTCAGTGATATTTTCCGCCAATCTTCATTGGCAAGTGTATCTCTTCGTAACTGCAATCTAATGGAAGAAGGAATCCCTAGTGGTTTTTGGAACCTATCTTCACTGGTAAATTTATCTCTAAGTAACTGCAGTCTAACGGAAGGAGAGATCCTCAATCGTATTTGCCATATTTCATCATTGCAAAACTTATCTCTGGATGGGAACCATTTTAGTAGCATACCTGCCAACATCATTCAGCTTTCTAAACTGAGAAGCCTCTGCTTGAATCACTGCCTGAAGCTTCTACAAATTCCAGAGCTTCCACCAAGTTTACGAGTTCTTGATGTCCAGGACTGCCCATGCCTGGAAACTTTATCAAGTCCCTCAAGTTTACTTGGTTTATCCTTGTTCAAGTGCTTCGAATCAGCAATTGAG GACTATGACGGCAGGTTCTATTGCCAGGAGAAAGTCGAAATTTTAATGCCTGGAAATAATGGAATTCCGGAGTGGATAAGCCATAAGAAAAAAGGATCTGAAATAGTAGTAGAGCTTCCCGAGAATTGGTGGGAGGATAACAACTTTTTGGGATTTGCCTTATGCTCTGTTTTAGAATATgaagaaatttttgaattttattttgaatattattttgaattgacCTTCCATCATTTTTATCCGGATGGTAACTTATCTGAATCCAAGTTCCGGGATCGAGGCGTGTTTAGCCGTAGACGTTGCTGTAATGGTGGTGAATCAAATGGAGTCTTGGTGGCATTTTATCCTAAGGTTGCTATTAAGAATAAGGGTTGGTCAAATGAATGGAGACATATGAAGGCTTCATTTCATGGTAAACGAGAGAAAGTGGAAGAGTGTGGGCTTcatcttatatataaaaaacagAGATTCCAATGCCACCAACCATTGGCCTCGGTTATTGAGTGA
- the LOC117906571 gene encoding disease resistance protein RPV1-like isoform X10: protein MASSSSLKASSSTSNCDGYNYHVFLSFRGEDTRQTFTGHLYANLVARGIHTFRDDEELEKGGDIASDLSRAIKESKIFIIIFSKHFADSKWCLNELVKIIDCMTEKKVVLPVFYHVEPRDVRNQKGSFEDAFSKHAEGADQEKKKTIETWKNALKTAANLSGYHLQNQSEAEFIKRICEDIVTKLNRTPLYMGDNIVGMDFHLKQLKSLIKVEIDEVLMVGIYGIGGIGKTTISKAIYNDISSQFDGSSFLGNVGGKCENDLLKLQKTLLQDILKCERPKFNDINQGITVIKERLRSKRVLIVLDDVDKYMQLENLAGKYGWYGAKSIIIITTKEKYLLEQYEVNVFYEVQKLNHEKSTELFNWWAFKQNTPKTGFESLSNSVVEYADGLPIALKVLGVSLFKKSTEEWESELQKLQEMPNKDVQSVLKVSYDKLDGREKGVFLDIACFFRGKDKNFVSRILGSVAEAVIRNLEDRCLITISENILDMHDLLQQMGRAVVRQEPGKMSRLWDPKDVESVLTRNTGTKAIEGLFVKVSTLNQIQFPANFFAKMRSLRLLKVYDMIVGDLDDFVVDLPKDFEIPSFELRYLHFEGYPLQFLPRNFHAKNLVELDLIGSSIKQLWKENEILDKLKVIDLSYSKDLVEIPNFSSVPNLEILILQGCTRLQSLPRNFHKLEHLRSLSCADCSELKSFPEIKGNMSKLRELNLSGTAIIEVPSSIGRLKALQHLDLSYCKSLRSLSESICNLSSLETLILVGCSNLKGFPEIKDMENLKRLDLSFTGIEELPSSIGHLKALKHLNLKCCTELVSLLDSICNLSSLKTLILEGCSNLKGFPEIKDMANLKRLDLGRTCIEELPSSIGRLKALQHLDLSYCKSLRSLSESICNLSSLETLILAGCSNLKGFPEIKDDMENLKRLDLGETGIEELPSSIGRLKALQHLDLSYCKSLRSLSESICNLSSLETLILAGCSNLKGFPEIKYDMENLKRLDLDRTGIEELPSSIGCLKALQHLDLSYCKSLRSLSESICNLSSLETLILAGCSNLKGFPEIKDDMENLKRLDLTETGIEELPFSIGRLKALQHLDLSFCKSLRSLLESICNLSSLETLILVGCSNLKGFPEIKYDMENLKRPDLGRTGIEELPSSIGRLKALQHLDLSYCKSLRSLSESICNLSSLETLILASCSNLKGFPEIKDMENLKRLDLRKTGIEELPSSIGHLKALKHLDLSWCQNLVNLPESICNLSSLKTLILAGCSNLKGFPEIKDDMENLKRLDLGETGIEELPSSIGHLKALQHLDLSRCKSLRSLPESICNLSSLETLILERCSNLKGFPEIKDDMENLKRLDLGETGIEELPSSIGRLKALQHLDLKCCTELVSLPDSICNLSSLKALDVQECPKLERVEVNLVGSLYLTCWILNQSVIWSSGGDQRVAEVEGEVLNHHVSSLSSLVESCTRDYRDISGDSFHLSALQVLSVGNFSPIQRRILSDIFRQSSLASVSLRNCNLMEEGIPSGFWNLSSLVNLSLSNCSLTEGEILNRICHISSLQNLSLDGNHFSSIPANIIQLSKLRSLCLNHCLKLLQIPELPPSLRVLDVQDCPCLETLSSPSSLLGLSLFKCFESAIEDYDGRFYCQEKVEILMPGNNGIPEWISHKKKGSEIVVELPENWWEDNNFLGFALCSVLEYEEIFEFYFEYYFELTFHHFYPDGNLSESKFRDRGVFSRRRCCNGGESNGVLVAFYPKVAIKNKGWSNEWRHMKASFHGKREKVEECGLHLIYKKQRFQCHQPLASVIE from the exons ATGGCTTCTAGCAGCTCCTTGAAAGCGTCGTCTTCCACTTCTAATTGTGATGGTTATAATTATCATGtgttcttgagttttagaggtGAAGACACCCGCCAGACTTTCACTGGTCATCTTTATGCTAATTTGGTTGCACGTGGAATTCACACCTTCAGAGATGATGAAGAACTTGAGAAAGGAGGAGATATCGCATCAGATCTCTCGAGAGCTATCAAAGAATcaaagatttttattattattttctcaaaacactTTGCTGACTCCAAGTGGTGTTTGAATGAACTGGTAAAGATCATCGATTGTATGACAGAAAAGAAAGTGGTTTTGCCGGTTTTCTACCATGTGGAGCCAAGAGATGTACGAAATCAAAAAGGAAGTTTTGAAGATGCATTTTCGAAGCATGCAGAAGGTGCAGAtcaagagaagaagaagacaatAGAAACGTGGAAGAATGCCTTGAAGACAGCAGCCAACCTATCTGGATATCATCTGCAAAATCA ATCTGAGGCAGAGTTTATTAAAAGGATTTGTGAAGATATCGTTACAAAATTGAATCGTACGCCTTTATATATGGGCGACAACATAGTTGGAATGGACTTTCATTTGAAGCAGTTAAAATCACTTATAAAAGTTGAAATCGATGAGGTTCTCATGGTTGGTATCTATGGGATTGGTGGAATTGGCAAAACTACCATCTCTAAGGCTATTTATAATGATATCTCGTCTCAATTTGATGGTAGTAGCTTTCTTGGAAATGTTGGGGGGAAATGTGAAAATGATCTACTTAAATTACAAAAGACACTTCTTCAAGATATCTTAAAGTGTGAAAGGCCAAAATTCAATGATATTAACCAAGGAATCACTGTGATAAAGGAAAGGCTTCGATCGAAAAGAGTCCTTATTGTTCTCGATGATGTGGACAAGTACATGCAATTAGAAAACTTGGCCGGAAAATATGGTTGGTATGGTGCAAAAAGTATAATCATCATAACAACTAAAGAGAAATATTTGTTAGAACAATATGAAGTAAATGTATTTTATGAAGTACAAAAATTGAATCATGAAAAATCTACTGAGCTTTTCAATTGGTGGGCCTTCAAGCAAAATACTCCCAAAACTGGATTTGAAAGCCTTTCAAATAGTGTAGTGGAGTATGCTGATGGCCTTCCAATAGCACTTAAAGTTTTGGGTGTTTCTCTCTTTAAGAAGTCAACAGAGGAATGGGAAAGTGAATTGCAGAAACTACAAGAAATGCCTAACAAAGACGTCCAAAGTGTGCTTAAAGTAAGTTATGATAAATTGGATGGTAGAGAAAAAGGGGTATTCTTGGATATTGCATGTTTTTTTAgaggaaaagacaaaaattttgtttcaagaaTATTAGGAAGTGTTGCAGAGGCTGTAATAAGAAATCTGGAAGATAGATGTCTCATTACTATTTCAGAAAACATTTTAGATATGCATGATTTATTACAACAAATGGGTCGGGCAGTTGTTCGTCAAGAGCCTGGAAAAATGAGTAGACTTTGGGATCCTAAAGATGTTGAGAGCGTGTTAACAAGAAATACG ggGACTAAAGCAATTGAAGGACTATTTGTAAAAGTTTCTACATTAAACCAAATACAATTTCCTGCAAATTTTTTCGCGAAGATGAGAAGTCTTAGATTGCTCAAAGTCTATGATATGATTGTGGGTGATTTGGATGATTTTGTGGTGGACCTTCCCAAGGATTTTGAAATTCCTTCCTTTGAGTTAAGATATCTCCATTTTGAGGGATACCCTTTACAATTCTTACCAAGGAATTTTCATGCAAAGAATCTTGTAGAACTTGATTTAATCGGTAGTAGCATAAAACAACTTTGGAAAGAGAATGag attCTTGACAAGTTGAAAGTCATCGACCTTAGTTATTCAAAGGATCTCGTTGAAATCCCAAACTTTTCGAGTGTACCAAATTTGGAGATTCTAATTCTACAAG GGTGCACAAGACTTCAGAGTCTTCCAAGGAATTTTCATAAATTGGAACATCTTCGAAGTCTCTCTTGTGCGGACTGTTCAGAGCTAAAGAGTTTTCCGGAAATCAAGGGAAATATGAGCAAACTAAGAGAGCTTAATTTAAGTGGAACGGCTATTATAGAAGTACCATCCTCAATTGGACGTCTAAAGGCTCTTCAACACCTAGATTTGTCTTATTGCAAAAGCCTAAGAAGTCTTTCGGAGAGCATTTGCAATTTGAGCTCTCTTGAAACTCTCATCTTGGTAGGGTGTTCAAATTTAAAGGGCTTTCCAGAAATCAAAGATATGGAAAATCTAAAAAGGCTTGATTTGAGTTTTACAGGTATAGAAGAGCTTCCATCCTCAATTGGACATCTAAAG GCTCTTAAACActtgaatttgaaatgttgTACAGAGCTTGTGAGTCTTCTGGATAGCATTTGCAATTTGAGCTCTCTTAAAACTCTCATCTTGGAGGGGTGTTCAAATTTAAAGGGCTTTCCAGAAATCAAAGATATGGCAAATCTAAAAAGGCTTGATTTGGGTAGAACATGTATAGAAGAGCTTCCATCCTCAATTGGACGTCTAAAGGCTCTTCAACACCTAGATTTGTCTTATTGCAAAAGCCTAAGAAGTCTTTCGGAGAGCATTTGCAATTTGAGCTCTCTTGAAACTCTCATCTTGGCGGGGTGTTCAAATTTAAAGGGCTTTCCAGAAATCAAAGATGATATGGAAAATCTAAAAAGGCTTGATTTGGGGGAAACAGGTATAGAAGAGCTTCCATCCTCAATTGGACGTCTAAAG GCTCTTCAACACCTAGATTTGTCTTATTGCAAAAGCCTAAGAAGTCTTTCGGAGAGCATTTGCAATTTGAGCTCTCTTGAAACTCTCATCTTGGCAGGGTGTTCAAATTTAAAGGGCTTTccagaaatcaaatatgatatgGAAAATCTAAAAAGGCTTGATTTGGATAGAACAGGTATAGAAGAGCTTCCATCCTCAATTGGATGTCTAAAGGCTCTTCAACACCTAGATTTGTCTTATTGCAAAAGCCTAAGAAGTCTTTCGGAGAGCATTTGCAATTTGAGCTCTCTTGAAACTCTCATCTTGGCGGGGTGTTCAAATTTAAAGGGCTTTCCAGAAATCAAAGATGATATGGAAAATCTAAAAAGGCTTGATTTGACGGAAACAGGTATAGAAGAGCTTCCCTTCTCAATTGGACGTCTAAAGGCTCTTCAACACCTAGATTTGTCTTTTTGCAAAAGCCTAAGAAGTCTTTTGGAGAGCATTTGCAATTTGAGCTCTCTTGAAACTCTCATCTTGGTGGGGTGTTCAAATTTAAAGGGCTTTccagaaatcaaatatgatatgGAAAATCTAAAAAGGCCTGATTTGGGTAGAACAGGTATAGAAGAGCTTCCATCCTCAATTGGTCGTCTAAAGGCTCTTCAACACCTAGATTTGTCTTATTGCAAAAGCCTAAGAAGTCTTTCGGAGAGCATTTGCAATTTGAGCTCTCTTGAAACTCTCATCTTGGCGAGTTGTTCAAATTTAAAGGGCTTTCCAGAAATCAAAGATATGGAAAATCTAAAAAGGCTTGATTTGAGGAAAACAGGTATAGAAGAGCTTCCATCCTCAATTGGACATCTAAAGGCTCTTAAACACCTTGATTTGTCATGGTGCCAAAACCTTGTGAATCTTCCGGAGAGCATTTGCAATTTGAGCTCTCTTAAAACTCTCATCTTGGCGGGTTGTTCAAATTTAAAGGGCTTTCCAGAAATCAAAGATGATATGGAAAATCTAAAAAGGCTTGATTTGGGGGAAACAGGTATAGAAGAGCTTCCATCCTCAATTGGACATCTAAAGGCTCTTCAACACCTAGATTTGTCAAGGTGCAAAAGCCTAAGGAGTCTTCCGGAGAGCATTTGCAATTTGAGCTCTCTTGAAACTCTCATCTTGGAGAGGTGTTCAAATTTAAAGGGCTTTCCAGAAATCAAAGATGATATGGAAAATCTAAAAAGGCTTGATTTGGGGGAAACAGGTATAGAAGAGCTTCCATCCTCAATTGGACGTCTAAAGGCTCTTCAACACCTAGATTTGAAATGTTGTACAGAGCTTGTGAGTCTTCCGGATAGCATTTGCAATTTGAGCTCTCTTAAAGCACTTGATGTCCAGGAATGTCCAAAACTGGAGAGAGTGGAGGTGAACCTAGTGGGATCTTTGTATCTAACTTGTTGGATTCTAAACCAAAGTGTAATCTGGTCGAGCGGTGGTGATCAACGGGTCGCCGAAGTGGAAGGAGAGGTCCTTAACCATCATGTTTCCTCCCTGTCATCACTGGTAGAATCATGTACAAGAGACTACAGAGACATCTCCGGTGATAGTTTCCACCTATCTGCACTGCAAGTATTATCCGTAGGTAACTTCAGTCCAATTCAAAGAAGAATCCTCAGTGATATTTTCCGCCAATCTTCATTGGCAAGTGTATCTCTTCGTAACTGCAATCTAATGGAAGAAGGAATCCCTAGTGGTTTTTGGAACCTATCTTCACTGGTAAATTTATCTCTAAGTAACTGCAGTCTAACGGAAGGAGAGATCCTCAATCGTATTTGCCATATTTCATCATTGCAAAACTTATCTCTGGATGGGAACCATTTTAGTAGCATACCTGCCAACATCATTCAGCTTTCTAAACTGAGAAGCCTCTGCTTGAATCACTGCCTGAAGCTTCTACAAATTCCAGAGCTTCCACCAAGTTTACGAGTTCTTGATGTCCAGGACTGCCCATGCCTGGAAACTTTATCAAGTCCCTCAAGTTTACTTGGTTTATCCTTGTTCAAGTGCTTCGAATCAGCAATTGAG GACTATGACGGCAGGTTCTATTGCCAGGAGAAAGTCGAAATTTTAATGCCTGGAAATAATGGAATTCCGGAGTGGATAAGCCATAAGAAAAAAGGATCTGAAATAGTAGTAGAGCTTCCCGAGAATTGGTGGGAGGATAACAACTTTTTGGGATTTGCCTTATGCTCTGTTTTAGAATATgaagaaatttttgaattttattttgaatattattttgaattgacCTTCCATCATTTTTATCCGGATGGTAACTTATCTGAATCCAAGTTCCGGGATCGAGGCGTGTTTAGCCGTAGACGTTGCTGTAATGGTGGTGAATCAAATGGAGTCTTGGTGGCATTTTATCCTAAGGTTGCTATTAAGAATAAGGGTTGGTCAAATGAATGGAGACATATGAAGGCTTCATTTCATGGTAAACGAGAGAAAGTGGAAGAGTGTGGGCTTcatcttatatataaaaaacagAGATTCCAATGCCACCAACCATTGGCCTCGGTTATTGAGTGA